The Solanum pennellii chromosome 11, SPENNV200 genome contains a region encoding:
- the LOC107004873 gene encoding protein HESO1-like isoform X4, which yields MDLFCVKSDLDLSVNFTNRKVNITREKKIQTLRKFAKKFYQLQRNGFVRGVNPVTTARVPVLKVVDRGTEIECDISVENQDGISKSKTIYMIGSIDERFRKLSFLMKAWAKAQNINSAKDQTLNSLSIILLVAFHLQTRNPPILPPFSALFKDGNDSVAVESSVCKFSNYGISNKESVAELFVSLLNKLLSVEKLWSEGLCASTFEGSWISRTRGYRVGRINVEDFADRSQNVARAVGAAEVKQIYSCIQLSVRHIFDFLNKKIGGNSLREFLFGQDVASKLAGAGTAKSGKKEVQSVALSKGNKKTVHVDSILSKSRTSAKSPRGMAQGKHKLLGPTDSSLTKRSRTDDWLGGTFSELSRRQPGQQPMPYYLTNSWGPMSMISREAMYNRPQPVPFEPTYGRMRFAEPSGHPNLIAPAVPHMFPSRHPIGSQISYEPLRHPVGYPDSVFDSRQSSAYILPPHPRRF from the exons GTCAACTTCACCAACAGAAAAGTTAACATTACACGGGAGAAGAAGATTCAGACTCTGAGGAAATTTGCAAAAAAGTTTTATCAACTTCAGA GGAATGGTTTTGTTCGTGGTGTCAATCCAGTTACAACTGCCAGGGTGCCAGTTCTAAAAGTTGTTGACCGAGGAACTGAAATTGAATGTGATATATCAGTTGAAAACCAGGATGGGATTTCAAAATCAAAGACAATTTACATGATTGGTTCCATTGATGAACGTTTTCGGAAATTGAGCTTCTTG ATGAAAGCATGGGCAAAAGCACAAAATATTAACAGCGCGAAGGATCAAACATTGAATTCTTTATCTATAATACTCTTGGTTGCTTTCCATTTGCAG ACGCGAAATCCTCCCATACTGCCTCCATTTTCCGCCTTATTCAAAG ATGGTAATGACTCAGTAGCAGTGGAGAGCTCTGTGTGTAAGTTTTCAAACTATGGAATAAGCAATAAAGAATCAGTGGCTGAGCTCTTTGTTTCTCTATTAAACAAG TTGCTATCAGTTGAGAAGCTCTGGTCTGAAGGTTTGTGTGCCAGCACATTTGAAGGATCTTGGATATCTCGAACACGGGGTTATAGAGTTGGCCGTATAAAT GTTGAAGATTTCGCTGATAGATCTCAAAATGTTGCAAGGGCAGTAGGAGCAGCAGAAGTTAAACAGATTTACAGCTGTATCCAGCTTTCAGTCCGACACATATTTGatttcttaaataaaaagatTGGAGGGAACTCTTTAAGGGAGTTCCTATTTGGCCAAGATGTAGCCTCCAAGCTAGCTGGCGCTGGTACTGCAAAATCTGGAAAGAAGGAGGTGCAATCTGTTGCACtttcaaaaggaaataaaaaaactGTGCATGTTGATTCTATCTTGTCAAAAAGCAGGACATCTGCGAAAAGTCCGAGAGGGATGGCACAAGGAAAGCATAAACTTCTGGGGCCAACTGACTCCTCCTTGACAAAAAGAAGTCGAACAGATGATTGGTTGGGTGGCACCTTCTCTGAGTTGTCAAGAAGGCAGCCAGGACAACAGCCTATGCCTTACTACTTGACGAATAGTTGGGGACCAATGTCAATGATCTCAAGAGAAGCCATGTACAATAGGCCTCAACCTGTTCCGTTTGAACCTACCTATGGAAGGATGAGATTTGCAGAACCTTCTGGACACCCAAATCTGATTGCTCCAGCTGTTCCTCATATGTTTCCGTCCAGGCACCCTATAGGTAGTCAAATTTCTTATGAGCCACTGAGACATCCTGTTGGTTATCCTGATTCGGTTTTTGATTCTAGGCAATCCTCAGCATATATTTTGCCCCCTCATCCTAGGCGGTTTTGA